The Takifugu rubripes chromosome 7, fTakRub1.2, whole genome shotgun sequence genome has a segment encoding these proteins:
- the cd79a gene encoding B-cell antigen receptor complex-associated protein alpha chain — protein sequence MWTLTNVFFCSLAVVVAQEEVTLEADKPYLRVRLHGVAEVECCYTSAEPLTATWVRRNGTRGNKFLNPSDHVTKGSKNMGTTKCSMLVLKSVELSDAGLYQCLLNNSNTEQLSYGTYLHVYIPIHKMLTISERTKNNILTAEGILLLLFVLLPATTILFKNKRQYELEKKKVTRESENIYQGLNLDECCPKYDQIERSHDHGPYQDVCNASDEEEFHLEKP from the exons ATGTGGACACTGACCAATGTTTTCTTCTGCTCGTTGgctg TGGTTGTGGCTCAGGAGGAGGTGACGTTGGAGGCGGATAAGCCGTATCTGAGGGTGCGACTCCATGGTGTAGCTGAAGTGGAGTGCTGCTACACCTCTGCGGAACCACTGACGGCAACCTGGGTTCGAAGAAATGGAACCAGGGGCAACAAATTTCTGAATCCTTCAGACCATGTGACTAAGGGATCAAAAAACATGGGTACAACCAAGTGTAGCATGTTGGTGCTGAAGTCAGTTGAGCTGAGTGATGCTGGTCTGTATCAGTGTTTGCTGAACAACAGCAACACCGAGCAACTCTCCTACGGCACCTACCTGCACGTCTACA TACCAATACACAAGATGCTGACCATTTCTGAGAGGACCAAAAACAACATCTTGACAGCTGAGGGAATCTTACTCCTGCTGTTCGTGCTTCTGCCTGCGACCACCATTCTGTTCAAG AACAAGAGACAATATgaactggagaagaagaaagtgacCAGAGAATCGGAAAACATTTATCAG gggcTGAATCTGGATGAGTGTTGTCCAAAGTATGATCAGATCGAACGTTCCCATGACCACGGCCCATACCAGGACGTGTGCAACGCTTCAGATGAGGAGGAGTTTCATCTTGAGAAACCCTGA